CTTTATTTTCGGGTGATCAGTATTCTCGCTCATATTATTCATGTGGTCATGTTTCAATCTTTTCCCCTTCTTTAATGAATGCTTTTTTACCGTAGGCTAAAACAAACTCTGTAAAGAAGTCCTCTAATATAGTACAAATTTTTATTAATAATAGTTGCTTAAGTGCTTCAGCCTTTGCCGGATAGGCGCTGCGCCATTTTCTTAAGCTCGCGGGCATAAATCTGCCGGTAGCTGCCGTTGCGGGTGGTGGTATCTGCCGCAGACAGAATAGGCCGCGCCTGCACCCGTGTGGCGGTTACGCGGGCTACCTGGGCAATGCGGTCATCGTCCCAATACCCTTTTAAGGCGCGCAGGCATTTGTAGATCAGTTCAGAATCTTCAGACTTGGCCTCTACCAGTTGCTCGGTGTAATACCCTATATTTTTCAGCACCGAGGTGTTGCTCATGTCCTGGTAATAATGCGGGAACAGCTCATGCCGCAGCATCTCATTGGCCGCCTGCTGTTGCAAAACAAACAGGTAGTCTTTCTGTGCGTTCTGCAAAAGCACACCTTTGATGTCAGCGTGTTTATCGGCCCAGTTGCTGCTTTCTGCATAGTCAGCCGATATACGGGCTATCTCTTCAAACGGATTGGGCGTCACCCCGGCCGGGGGTGTCAGGTTTTGGTACTTAGACCCTTTGGGATAAGTGATCTCATATTCCGGCTCTTTGGGTTTGGCCGCGGCTGCCTGTACCGAGTCTGGTTCAGACGCCGCCACAGATGTAGAATCTGAGTTGGTTTTCTCTTTTGTGGCCATGTCTCTAAGCATCTTCTCACAGGAAGATAGGCCCAGAACCATCATAAAAGCGCCTAGAAAAGCGGCCCCTCGGGGAAATGAAAATACCATTTAAAGATTGTAATACGCTTGCTAAAGCAACGCGGGAGGAACAAAAAATTATATCTGTTGCGCCTAAAGTAATACTTTAACTCAGTTAGTGGAAGAAAGTAGGTTAGAATCTTTATCCACGGGTTTATACACCCTCTTATCCACCGTGTTATCCACGTTCTGGTTTTCTTGAAGCCTGTTGCTCAGCTTGGTGAGTTCGCGGGCATAGATCTGCCGGTAATAGCCCGCCACGGTGGTTGTATCGTTGGAGACCGATGCGGTTACGGTCTGCACCTGTTGGGCCGTGGCCTTCGCCAGGTGGGCAATCTGTTTCTTAGGCCAATGTCCTTTCAAGGCCTGCAAGCCCATGTACACCAGCTTGGCATCGGCGGAGCCGGCTTCTACCAGTTGCTGCGTGTAAAAGCCAATGGCTTCCAGCATGTCTGGCTGCGTGGGGTCCTGGTAATAGTGCGGGAACAGTTCACGGCGCAGCATCTCATTGGCCGCCTGCTGCTGTATCACGAAGTAATAGTCTTCCTTCTCATACTTAGCCAGGAGCAGCCGCATGTCTGTGTCTTTGCCCGAGTAGTCACGCACGGGGCCGGTCTCCCGCACCAGGCGGGGCACTGCCAGAAATGGATTAGGCGTGACGCCGGGCGGCGGAGTCAGGTTCTGGTAAGGAGAGTTCTCTGGGTAGGTGATTTCCCACTGCGGTGCGGAGTGCTGCAGAGTTGCGTTAGTCGTACTTGCAGCTTGCATGGATTGGGTAGGAATGGAGGAATAGGCCGCCGCTCTTTCCCTGGCCGGCTCTAACCAGAACCGCTGCCAGGCCAGCAAGGCTATCCCGAACCCAATCAAACCAATATCAACCTTCAGGCTACTTCTCATGCTAAGACCCTTCCAAGTTTACATATCCTTTCCCTGCGCGGCATCCTTACCCTAAGATACGTTTTTTACCTGATTTCCATAAAACGGCTCTAAAACACCTTTAGTGTTCCCGCTCGTCATGCTCACCGGTTTCATAGCGGGTCTTTTCCATTTCCAACTGCTCGCGCTGGGCGGCCGTGAGCGGGGCCAGGTTCTTGAGGTCGGGTTGGCCGGCGTTCACCCAGGCAGTGTACCAGTAACTGGCCACCATGTGCACCGCCAGCCGCATCTGCCGTTCCACCTGCCCGTGCAGCCCCTGGTGGTACCCTCGGCTGAAATCACGGGAATACACTTTAACGGTAGTGGCTCCGCGCTCTTCGATGCTGTATTTTTTATCCTGGGGCAGGGTCTGGGTGAGTTGGCGCTCCACAGAGAAAACGCTGTCCAGGGCGGCATGCGAGCGGGCCACAATTTCCCAGGCGGTGTTGCCAGGATTCTTGAGATACTGGGCCTGCCCTAGAAAGAAATCATAGTCTTGGCTCCAGAGTTCCGGCAACCTGCTTTCCCAGAGGCCATGGATGCCGCGCTGGTTGGTGAACTGGCCATTGTAGTTGCGGGTGGTATGCAAAGGCACGCAGGCATCTGCCAGGTAATGCCCCAGCTCCGCGGAGACTCTGAGAATGCGTTGCAGGTCATGTTGCTTGAAGGCCTCGGTGAGTTGGTATTGCATGAAGTTGATGTGCCAGGGCACGATGCCATGCCGCTGCAAGGTGTCTAAGGGTATTATTTTAAGCGCCTCTTCCCAGCGCCGGGGCAGTTTCTGCAGCGCACTGTCGCCGTACACATCTAAATCTATAAAGTGCCTCGCCCCTTCCTCAGGTACTGCGTAGCGCCGCTTATCCGGGGCCACGGCCTGCTCTGTGATGTAGGGCAGGTGCTGTTTGTAGAAGCCTATCATCTCCGGGGGCAACGTGAATACCGCCTGCCGGTTGATGCGCTGGTGCGCGTAGAAGCCCCAGGAGAAAGCGGTAGTAGTAGCCGCTAAGAGCAGAGAGAAGAGGAGCAGGGTTCTTCGCATGGAGCGTTATACGATTAGAGCCATCAGGAGATAGTCTTTTCTTCTCTCAAGAAAAGACTATAACCATTATTCCGGCCTATATTTAGAACATCGGAACCCTTTAATGTAAAATTGCATTCCTTTAAATCATCTTCCCCTTTTCATGAGAATTAAAATAGATGTACAACAATCAATCAAAAGCAGAAGATTAAAAGTTATTCATCGAGGATACTCATACTTATTCCATTCTTTTATATTCCTTCTTCTTACTACAGTTTTAATATTAACCGGAATACTTTTCCCGGTATCTCTCCTGGTTCAAAACAAAATAGAAGACAATGTTGCCTTTTTAATTGTCTTTTCACCTTTTATTTTCTTAGGGCTTACCTCTCTACATTCTCTCTTATTTGACAATTACCTAACCCGAATAAAAGGCCTTGACCAAGAAAGGAACCGGGAATTGATGAGAAGTATTTTAGAAGGTAGATTTCGTGTGCATATCAACCCTGACCACACCAGCATTCTTAGAATTCACAAGCCACCAACTTTCTGGAAATTCGGAATGCGGGTCATCGTTATTTTCCACGACACCAATATCTATATCAACATTTCCAGGTTCAATTATAGAGGCCTAAAGTCTATTTTTCATTTGTGGTACGATTACTTAAAGATTAGAAGCATTAGCAGAGAGTTTGATAAACAAACCTGGAAGAAGATATAAAGCTTCTGCCCTACTGGCGCGAGTCTTCAGACTCGTGACTTGGGATAATGGGTAGTCTGGAGACTACCCTCGCTGCGTAGCAGCGACCCCACGTCTGCTAGTCAATTGCCCTTTGCCAGTGGTTGCCCGTGAGTCTTCAGACTCACTTCATCCTTCGTCACGAGTCTGAAGACTCGCGCCAGTTAGTTTATTTAGAACCTCACTGGTGTTCCTGTATCAAGCCTCTTTTCCTCAAAACACCCCAAAAACAAAGAACCCTCCCGGAAGCATCAGTTCCAGAAGGGTTCTTTTATATTATATAACAGTAGGTACTCTGTCTAACGTATTTGCAGGCTTACCGTTTGCCTAAACCGGCGAATTTCATGCGGTAATCGGCGTCTACCTCACCTTTGGAAATTTTGGTGAGGCGGCCTTTGAGCAGGCGTTTTTTGAGGGCCGAGAGGTGGTCGGTGAAGAGGATGCCTTCAATGTGGTCATACTCGTGCTGGATCACGCGGGCGGTCACGTCATCAAAGTCATCTTCGCGCAGGGTCCAGGTCTCGTCATAGTACCGGATCTTGATGTTTTCCTGGCGCCACACTTCCTCGCGTACGCCGGGTATGCTCAGGCAGCCTTCGTCAAAGGCCCACTCGTCGCCGCTTTCCTCTACTATCACGGGGTTGATGAACGCCCGTTTTACACCTTTTTCTTCTTCGCCCTCGTCCATGAACGGCTTGGAGTCAATCACAAACAGCCGGATGCTTTTGCCAATCTGGGGGGCGGCCAGGCCTACGCCATGGGCGAAGTACATGGTCTCAAACATATCGGCAATGAGTTTGTCCAGCTCGGGGTAATCTTTGGCTATATCCTGGGCCTTGGTGCGCAGCACCGGATCGCCGTAGGCAACAATAGGGTAAATCATAGGTATTGCTTGCTCTCTAAATAACTCTGTAAAATAATGGTGGCGCTTATCTTGTCCACGGTGGCCTTGTTGGCCCGCGCTTTCTTGCCCAAGCCCATGTCTATCATGGTCTGGAAGGCCATGCGCGAGGTAAAGCGTTCATCATGAGTGGTCACCTTTAAACCCGGAAACAGCTTTTGAAGTTTCCTCACGAAGCCCACCACGTGCTGGGTGTTATTGGTGTCTGAGCTGTCCAAATGTTTGGGCATGCCAATGACCACCTCGTCTACCTCTTCCTTCTGGAAATAATTGGCCAAGAACGCCAGCACATCTTGGGCGTGCACCGTGTCCAGCGCCGAGGCAATGAGTTGTAGGGGGTCTGTCACCGCCAGCCCCACTCGCTTTACCCCGTAATCTATGGACAAAATTCGCCCCATGGTTTTTTCGTTTTAACACTGTTTTCAGGAAAATAGCCCAAAAACGGCGCCGGGGCCTGGGGCAGGTGATGGTACCTGCTTGTAAAGCCCTGACAAAGGTAGCTATTATTCTTAAAACCTGTCCGGCACCGGAGCCTGACCGCTTTTACCCAATTACTCTTTTGCCTACCTTAGTGGGTGAAACGAACTTCTCATCCATGTCCCTGACCTCTTCCCGCCGGTCAATCCGGCTTTCTTTGCTGGCTCTCTTTCTCTGGAGCCTCTCATTGCCCGCCTTTGCCCAGGCAGATTTACAGAAACTGGACGCTTATTACCAGAAGGCCCTTAAAGACTGGAACGTGCCGGGCATGGCCATCGCCATTGTCAAGAACGACTCGGTGGTATTTGCCAAAGGCTACGGCGTGCGCGACCAGGAAAAAGGAGGAACCGTAGACGCCAACACCCTCTTCGGGATTGCCTCCAACTCCAAGGCCTACACAGCCGCGGCGCTGGGCATGCTGGTAGACGAAGGCAAGCTGAGCTGGGACGACAAGGTGGTCAAATACCTTCCCTATCTGCAGCTCTATGACCCATACATGACGCAGAACCTGAACATACGTGACCTCCTGAGCCACCGCGTGGGCCTGCAGACTTTCTCCGGGGATCTGCTCTGGTACAACACCACCTACAGCCGCAAAGAGATTCTGCAGCGCGCCCGCTACCTGCAACCCACCTACCCATTCAGGGGCGGCTACGGGTACTCCAACCTCATGTTCATCGCCGCCGGCGAGGTGATAGAAGCCGTGTCGGGCAAGACCTGGGAGCAGTTTATCCAGGAGCGTTTCTTCAAACCGCTGGGCATGACCCGTTCTTATATTTCGGTGAATCAATTGAAGGGGCTAGACAATGTAGCTGCACCGCACGGCAACCCTGCCAAAGAAGGCGACACACCGGTACCCACCGTGCTTACCGCCTGGGACAACTGGAACCCGGCCGCCGGTATTTTCACCAGCGTAACCCAAGATGCCCAGTGGCTGAAACTGCAATTGAACCGGGGTACCTACAAAGGCCAGCGCCTGTTCTCTGAGGCCGTGAGCCACACCATGTGGACCATGCACAACGCTACCCCGGTCTCGCGGCAGGCCGAAGTCAGCAACCCTACCACCCACTTCAGCGGGGCGGGCCTGGGATGGATGCTCAACGACTACCAGGGGCGCAAGATAGTGTCACACAGCGGGGGCCATGAGGGTATGAACAGCCGCACGCTGCTGGTACCCGAAGAAAAGCTGGGCATTGTGATCCTGACCAACAGCATGAGCAGCATCACGGCCCCGCTCGCCAATTACACCGTGGACCAGTTCCTGGGCATTGCCAATGGCCGTGACTGGAGCCAGTACAGCCTGGACCTGGCCGCTAAAAACCGCGAAGCCCAGAAAACCGCCGAAGCCAAAAAGCCCAAAGTAAAACTGCCCAAAGCCAAACTTACCCGCGACCTGAGCGCCTACGCCGGCACCTATACCAGTCCACTTTACGGCAACGCCACGGTGGCGGTACAGAACGGTAAACTGGTGCTGAGCCTGGCCGCGGCGCCGGCGCTGGGCGGAGAACTTAGCCTTTGGCAACCAGACATCTTTGACCTGGCCTGGAAAAACAACTTCGCGCTGCTCACCCCCACCAAAGCCCGCTTTCTGCCCGGACCAGACGGCACCATTCAGGAACTGCGCCTGGACGCCAACAACCCAGACTTCCATTTCTCTGAACTGGAGTTCACGCGGGTGAAACTATAGAAGAAGCTTGCACTGTGCCCGCCAGGCTAACAGAACCCTGCTTTCCAGGCGGGGTTCTGTTTTAGGGCCGTTTTTTGAAAAACAGATTAAAAACGGGAAAGGCTGTAAGTTTTCACCTTTCCCCACGACTCATGCAGCGCCCCCTGGCTAACCGGCAGTTGCTGGCGCTTGCCTTTATTTCACTTAGGTAGAGGAACCTTTTATAGCTAAGAATTGTGCAAGCAATTCCTAGGTTAAGTCCTTACAATTCGGCTTTCAAACAACACAAACACTTTTAAGCATGTCAAAAAAGACTACTCTGGCCATTTTGCTGGCCGCCGCTATGCTTACCCAGGCACAGGCGCAGACGCAGAAAAAGGCCGTTCCGGCCAAAAAGGCCACTACTACCGCTGCCGCCTCCCAGAAAGGCACCCGCAAACTGGAGACCGTGACCCGCAAGCCCGGCGATCTGGTGATCCCGTACGAGAAATACCAGTTGCCTAACGGGCTTACCGTGGTGGTACATGAAGACCATTCAGACCCAATTGTGCACGTAGACGTGACCTACCACGTAGGCTCGGCCCGCGAAGAGGTAGGCAAGTCTGGCTTCGCGCACTTCTTTGAGCACATGATGTTCCAGGGCTCAGACAACGTGGCCGATGAGGAACACTTCAAGATTGTTTCTGAGGCCGGCGGAACCCTGAACGGATCTACCAACCGTGATCGCACCAACTACTATGAAACGGTTCCCAGCAATCAGTTAGAGACGGCCATATGGCTTGAGGCTGACCGCATGGGCTTCCTGCTGGACGCCGTAACCCAGAAGAAATTTGAGGTGCAGCGCGAGACCGTGAAAAACGAGCGTGGTCAGAATTATGACAACCGCCCTTACGGCCTCACTTATGAGAAAACCTCTGCCGCCCTTTACCCTTACGGCCACCCGTATTCCTGGACCACCATTGGGTACATTGAAGACCTGAACCGCGTAAACGTAAACGACCTCAAGAACTTCTTCCTGCGCTGGTACGGCCCCAACAACGCTACCCTTACCGTGGGTGGTGACGTGACCCCGGCCCAGGTGGTGAAATTGGCTGAGAAATACTTTGGGGCTATTCCTAAAGGACCAGAGGTGAAGAACATGAAACTGGCGGCGCCCGTTCTGGCCCAGGACCGTTACCTCTCTTACGAGGACAACGTGCGGTTCCCGATGGTGCAGATTACCATGCCTACCGTACCTGCCAATCACCCAGATGAGCCGGCCTTAGATGTGCTTTCTAACATCATTGGCGGTGGCAGAACCTCTATCATCTACCAGAACATGGTAAAAACGCAGAAGGCCAACCAGGCCGGCGCGTACCATTCTACCTCTGAGCTGGCTGGCGAATTTACGCTATCTGCCCGCGTGCTTCCTACCCAGAACCTGGCTGACGCTGAGGAACAACTGCGTGACGCCATTGCCGAGTTTGAGAAAAAAGGCGTCACCGATGAGGATATTGCCCGCTTCAAGGCTTCTTATGAGTCTGGTGTGATCAACAGAATGTCCAGCGTGTCTGGCAAGACCTCTACCCTGGCCGCCAACCAGTTCATGACCGGCAACCCTAACTTCCTGGTAAAGGAAAGACAGGCGGTAATGGCCGTGACCAAAGCCGATGTGCAGCGCGTGTACAACCAGTACATTAAAGGCAAGAAAGCGGTTATCCTGAGCGTAGTGCCTAAAGGAAAAGGCGAGTTAGTGGCCAAGGCCGATAACTTCAAGGTGAACCCAGCAGGTTACAAAGCCCCGGCAGACCAGTACTCCGGCCTGAAATACGTAAAAGCCCAGGACACCTTTGACCGCAGCAAGCGCCCAGGTGCTGGTGCTGTTCCTTCTATCACGGTTCCGCCGTTCTGGAAAGAAAGCCTGGCCAACGGCATTAAGGTGATAGGTGCTAAGAGTGACGAGGTACCAACCGTAACGTTACTGTTCACCCTGCAAGGCGGCCACAAGCTGGAGGCCAATGACCCTTCCAAAGCAGGTGTGGCTTCTTTGACAGCCTCTATGCTGAACGAGTCTTCCCAGAAAATGACGGCTGAGCAAATCAGCACCGAGCTGGAGAAATTGGGCTCTTCCATTGGGTTTGGCAGTGGTTCTGAAAGCATGACCGTGTCTGTGCAGTCACAGGTGAAAAACCTGGACGCCACCCTGGCCCTGCTGGAGGAGCGCATGTTCCGTCCTAAATTTGATGCCGCTGATTTTGACCGGTTGAAGAAACAAAGACTGGAAGCCATCAAGAGCCAGAGCACTCAGGCCACTACGGTAGCTGACAACGTGTACAACAAAATGCTCTACGGCGAAGGCAACATCCGCGCGATTCCGGTAACCGGCACCGTGCAAACCGTAGAGAACATCACCCTGGATGACGTGAAGAAATTCTACGCGAACTACTTCTCGCCAAGCGTGACCAACCTGGTGATTGTAGGTGATGTGGAGCAAAAGCAGATCATGCCTAAGCTGGCTTTCCTGAACAAGTGGGCGCCTAAGCCGGTGACCATGCCTTCAGACTTCAAGACAGCCGGTATAGACAAGACCAAGATCTTTATTGTAGACAAAGAGAAAGCCGCCCAGTCTGAGATCAGAATCGGGTACATGGCCTTGCCGTATGACGCCACCGGAGAATACTACAAAGCCGGTTTGATGAACTACGTGTTGGGTGGGGCTTTCAACAGCCGCATTAACCTGAACCTGCGCGAAGACAAAGGCTACACCTACGGCGCCCGCTCCGGCTTCTCCGGAACCGAGGAAGCTGGTCCGTTCACCGCTTCAGCAGGGGTTCGTTCCAATGCTTCAGATGCCTCTGTAGTGGAGTTCATGAAGGAGATCAAGCGTTTCAGAGAAGAAGGAATCACCGATGAGGAACTGGCATTCATGAAGAAGGCTATTGGCCAGTCAGATGCCCGCCGCTATGAGACCTCTTTCCAGAAGGCTGCGTTCCTGAACAACATCCTGCGCTATAACCTGACGCCAGACTACGTGGCTAAGCAGAACGAGATCCTGCAGAACATCACCAAAGAGGAAATCAACACCCTGGCCAAAAAGTACCTGCCCGTTGACAACATGAGCATCATGCTGGTAGGTGACAAAGCCGCTATCAAACCAGGCCTGGAGAAACTAGGCTATGAGGTGGTAGAAATGGACGCTGAAGGTAGCGTGATCATGGCCAAGGCCGACGCCCCGGCAGCAGCCCCAGAGGTGAAGAAAGAGGAGCCCAAGAAAGACCGCAAAGCCAAAGTACAGGGCAAGATCCTTTAGTGCTTAACACACTAGCCGGCTAACCCCGGCAGAGAATACGTTTTAAAGGCGTTTTCGGGAAAACACCCCGGAAACGCCTTTTTTCATGCCCTGTTTTTCCTGAATGTTAATACTGGTTATGAGCGGGTTACCTCTTCGCCCTGGCGGAATCAATAAGAAAAGGGACAACGCCATGAACAGATTCCTTTCCTTCTGTACCGCTATTTTCCTGTGGCTAGGTTTCACAGCCTGTTCCTCAGAGCCTGCTCTCCAGTTTGAAAACCCGCAGCCCCTTAACGCCCCGGAGTTGCAAGAATTCCCCGCAGCCCTGCAAGGTGAGTACCAAGACCCGAAAGACAGCACCATCCTTCTGGTCACCGCCACGGCTGTTATCCAAAAGGTACGGTTTGAGGTCCCTACCTCCATTCAGGAAATGGATAAAGATTCCATTCCTTATCAGGTGAAAAATGACACGTTCTACTCTTCTGACTCGCCGGAAGGGTTACCCGTTCTGCGCAGCACGCCCGATTCCCTTTTTCTGCTGGTCACCCTCACAGACACGCTCTTTGTGCAGAATGCCGCGCACCGGTTGCGCAAGTGGAAAGGAGCCTATTTCATGAACCAGCAACTGGCCCCAAACCGTTGGAAAGTCTTGTGCCTGAAACCTGTGGGCAGAAAGAAAATCCAGCTTTTATACCTGAATGATTCTGTGGATTTGGTCAAGATGCAGGAGATACTTACGCTGCGGAAAGAAGAGAAAATTTACCTGGCCAACCCATCGCAAAAAGAGCTGCGCAAGTTCTTACGCCAGGGCGGCTTCCGGAAACGGGAAACTTTTACCCGTGTGCCGCCAAGCCAAGTTCCCAAGGAAAAGTCTGGCATCTAAAGTCACATAAAGCATACTCCCCATCTTTGGTCAGGAATAGGATTTCTGTTTTAGGCCTGTTTTCTCAAAAACAGGCTTAAAACAGAAATACCAGAAACTTCCTTAGAAGCTTTTCCTTAGCTGCAGGCCGCCGTAGAAATTTCGGCCCGGGGCCGCCTGGAAATACCGCCCGCCGAAGCCGTTCAAATCATTACCCAGGCTGTAGTCTTTATCCGTGGCATTGTCCAGCCCACCGTACAGGTCCAGGTGCCAGGTCTGGTGGAACGTGCGCCTGAAGCCGGCCCGGGCACCCAGAATGAAATAGTCAGGGGCGTACACGGTATTGGCGTCGTTCAGGGGAATCTCAGCGGTGTAATTGGCGGTGGCGTTGAGGTAAAGGCCTAGTTTGCTTTCTACGTCAAGACCTGCCACGGCCACGTGCGAGGCGGTACCGGTGAGGCGGTTACCCGAGAAGTCATTCTCGTTTTGGCGGTAGTCCAGGAACCGGAAGCGGTTATAGGTATAGGTGCCCCACACCTTCACTAATGGCAGGGCGGCCTCAGGAGCTTTTACCACGTCATACCCCAGCGCCACCTCTACCCCCTGCTGCCGCGTGGCGCCGGCATTGGCGAATACCACCACCCCTGAGGAAGTGGTGCGGCTCACAATGGTTTCCTTCAGCTTAAAATGGAACCCTACCACATCAAAGGTTAGACGTTGGTTGAGCAGACTGCCCCGTACCCCGGCTTCATAGTTCAGCCCGCGCTCGGGCTGCAGGGCGGTGTTCAGGCTACCGTCAGAGGGGCGCACCTCTGCCTCCGTGGGCGGAGAGAAACCGGCACTCACGCTGGCATGCGCCGACAAGGCCGGCAAAATCACTTTTACTAACCCTACGCGTGGCGAGAACTGCGTGTCAAAACTCCGGCGCTGCCGATAGGCGTCAGGTCTTGTGGCGGCGTCCGAAACCCGGGTAATGTCATACTTCAGCGTGTTCAGGCTGGCTCCTAAGGTTAACAGAAATTCCAAAGGTAAATCAAGTTCGGCCTGCCCGAAGACAAATCCTTCGTTCACGGCCACCTCATCGTCATAATTCAGCTTGCCGGGCGTGCCTTTGGCGTTCACGTACTGCCGGGCATTCACAAACCTGTGCTGGGCCTCGGCACCCAGGGAAAACCGGGCGGGCAGGTTGGCTATTTGCGTGCGGTAGGTAGTGCGGGAGCGGCCTCCAAAACTCTGGTTCAGGTTGCGTTCATAATCCGTCACGAAGGGGTGGTTGAGGAAACTGAACACGCCAAACAATGAGGTGGTATTGCTCCAGCGGTCGTTGAACTGGTAGGTATACACCAAACCTAGGTTCAGGCCTTCCACGTTAAGCGACGCATTCTGGTCTTTGTTTAGTTGACGGGCCGCCCGTGGGTTGGCGTCAAACTGGGCCTGGGTCAGTGCGCCGGGCAATTCATAGAACAGGTCTGAGTACAGCGCATGAAAAGACAGAGTTTGCTTCTGGGTGGGGTAAAACTGGCCCGAGAGCAGGAGCGTCTCTCGGTCCATGGCGCTTTGCTCGCGGTAGCCATCCAGGGTCTGGCGGTCATAGCGCAACAGCAGGTTAGATTTCTCTGAGGCCACGCTGGCGGCGGCAAACCCGCGGCGCAAGCCATAAGAACCTACCAGGCCACCGGCCATCACGCTGCTCTCCTGGGGCTTTACCGTTTCCAGCAGAATGGTGCCCCCGGTCCCGGCCCCGTACACGCTGCCCGCCGGACCTTTCAATACTTCCACATGGCCAATGGTGGCGGCATCCAGCATGTTCAAAGGAATGGTTCCGTTGGCTTCTACCAACGGTATTTCATTGAGGTACACTTTCACGTTGCGCACGCCGTAAGGCGCCCGCAGGCTACTTCCCCTAATGGAAATGCGGTAGCTGGCCGTGGCCCTTTCTTCCATGCGCACGCCCGGCAAGGTATTGAGCGCCGGCACCAGCGTGGTCTGCGGAAACCGTTCCAGGTCGCGGGTGGTCAACAGCCCAATGGCCCCGGCGGTTTTCTGGAGCGGCCGGTTGGTTTCATAGCCTCGCACCACCACTTCCTGCAAGGCTACGGCCAGCGGCTCCAGCATTACCACCAGCTCGCTTTTGCCCGGCGGCGCGACCAGCCTTTGCGCCCGGTGCGAGGTGGTGCGCTGCACCAGCAGAGAGTCAAAGCGGGAGGCCAGCAAAAGTTGGAAAGCCCCTTCTGCATCAGCAAGCACCCGGTTCCCGGTTCGGATATCCGTTACCACGGCCCCGGCCAACGGCTGCTGCGAGCGGGCATCCAATACCCGACCAGTCACGGTGACCTGCGCGAAGGCGGGCAGAAAAGTAAGCAGGAACAGAAAGGTAAAAAGGTATTTCATAGGTGTGTTTGTCATAAGAAGGAAGCCCGGCCTTAGGTCGAAGACCATTAAAGCCATCCTGCAAAGCTAGAAAAAACGAAGGATGGGCTTGCGGCAACTACCGCTGAAAACGGATAGAAGCCCTGATTGTTTTAGCATCCATAAGCGAGGCAAGCATCATTTGAAAAGTGGTGGTGCTCACCTTGCCTAAACGCAGTTCTTCCCGCTAAAAAAGCCTGGCCTTAAAATGCACTTG
This Rufibacter radiotolerans DNA region includes the following protein-coding sequences:
- a CDS encoding TonB-dependent receptor, with the protein product MKYLFTFLFLLTFLPAFAQVTVTGRVLDARSQQPLAGAVVTDIRTGNRVLADAEGAFQLLLASRFDSLLVQRTTSHRAQRLVAPPGKSELVVMLEPLAVALQEVVVRGYETNRPLQKTAGAIGLLTTRDLERFPQTTLVPALNTLPGVRMEERATASYRISIRGSSLRAPYGVRNVKVYLNEIPLVEANGTIPLNMLDAATIGHVEVLKGPAGSVYGAGTGGTILLETVKPQESSVMAGGLVGSYGLRRGFAAASVASEKSNLLLRYDRQTLDGYREQSAMDRETLLLSGQFYPTQKQTLSFHALYSDLFYELPGALTQAQFDANPRAARQLNKDQNASLNVEGLNLGLVYTYQFNDRWSNTTSLFGVFSFLNHPFVTDYERNLNQSFGGRSRTTYRTQIANLPARFSLGAEAQHRFVNARQYVNAKGTPGKLNYDDEVAVNEGFVFGQAELDLPLEFLLTLGASLNTLKYDITRVSDAATRPDAYRQRRSFDTQFSPRVGLVKVILPALSAHASVSAGFSPPTEAEVRPSDGSLNTALQPERGLNYEAGVRGSLLNQRLTFDVVGFHFKLKETIVSRTTSSGVVVFANAGATRQQGVEVALGYDVVKAPEAALPLVKVWGTYTYNRFRFLDYRQNENDFSGNRLTGTASHVAVAGLDVESKLGLYLNATANYTAEIPLNDANTVYAPDYFILGARAGFRRTFHQTWHLDLYGGLDNATDKDYSLGNDLNGFGGRYFQAAPGRNFYGGLQLRKSF